From a region of the Drosophila ananassae strain 14024-0371.13 chromosome XL, ASM1763931v2, whole genome shotgun sequence genome:
- the LOC6503771 gene encoding lysozyme — MMRAAPLASIGFWFWLGLGLGLVVVLHRTGDSNLVLAKRFLRCELARKLLEQHGFERSLLSNWICLLEHESELDTSRTTTNPNGSRNYGLFQINSRFCQEGRKGGTCNVKCEDLLDDNLRDAAACAKRIQTSDGFRHWNGWQRYCRNTQNLPNLKVICGI, encoded by the exons ATGATGAGAGCGGCGCCGCTTGCATCGATAGGCTTCTGGTTCTGGCTGGGATTAGGCCTGGGACTGGTAGTGGTGCTGCATAGAACTGGAGACTCAAATCTAGTTTTGGCCAAGCGGTTTCTGCGGTGCGAACTGGCCCGTAAGCTGCTCGAACAACACGGGTTCGAGCGCAGTTTGCTTTCCAATT GGATTTGTCTTCTGGAGCACGAAAGCGAACTGGATACCAGCCGAACCACCACGAATCCGAATGGCTCTAGGAACTATGGACTATTTCAGATCAACAGCAGGTTCTGCCAGGAAGGACGCAAGGGTGGTACCTGCAATGTCAAGTGTGAAG ATCTCTTGGATGATAACCTGAGAGATGCTGCCGCATGCGCAAAAAGAATCCAAACATCGGATGGATTCCGGCACTGGAACGGTTGGCAGCGTTACTGCCGCAACACCCAAAACTTGCCTAATCTGAAGGTCATCTGTGGCATATag
- the LOC6503770 gene encoding ubiquitin carboxyl-terminal hydrolase 16 isoform X1 codes for MWEHERVAKATTKQTKPESSYGRGSLLQSYLLSNGIRTEAMSQAPKCPESRKIKRNYREKQRKIASRIAYYEKFTSQEAKAKHLFAMVKKRQTDAHDATSSTDSGEDDRHQLHHHHPGGRSAGPAGASIDGSSPSSSTMCQHIKRAVDATKLRRQLKTTGLVYECSQCQKLGQQKQSPDADAGPKSGDIEYDSTLWLCLKCGTQLCGRSRNKHALEHHKTPRSESHALAMNTRSFDIYCYECEMKICSNLRKNLLECVELVKRLAQKPPATPQPPTISNLEMKIKSTVEQITSMAPLAMAPGAAVGTFDESSAGAAGGGTRSSQVAIPMPPPPPNAAQASAAGAGTLTSVPGIAKRIVQQNGGVTGAAAGVRAVPGDTPRNDLDRLPRVRGLTNLGNTCFFNAVMQCLAQTPFLLSVMRELAEPGEEFVLPGGTFNFKDKGDVELPMIKGTLSSWGGLTAALANALEELQAGGSVFTPSKLFDKLCAKCPQFTGGDQHDAHELLRQLLESVRNEDLKRYQRVILQNLGYKDQEISSVSEEMRQKCKIYGNQAGERILRPDQVFRGFLVSTLTCQDCHSVSSRHEYFLDMSLPVAVEKPQPPQRRKPSPEHPLISQPAAQPAINTKFTAGESSVSFTASSSSSFYLHSDQTEATSLGPSKIQVKKEKERERKAKRAAKHQRHKQAQKLSLKLNGSDLEASVPDAPQLVALGAGDGQTRIEGGEQPKEQTEDTTSSSVTTSEHSDADVEDNLVEDSAPVSASANTASSSTSTSTSSGGAVGGKFYTDSNGNAQPLGEKRDDTPEHMDKDSLEEDENDSGIATSPAPTATSSSSTVVAGDSTTNNSGTSSGTLEDASAPASLVSAGLSEKGASLIRQFSNGGTAIESDTQVSAELEKLSLEEPGKPPIHDQKQKATEPLLTQAQAQAQASARAKRVRTQSYSDWSTTIAPRYQCEDGECSVQSCLNNFTAVELMTGQNKVGCDSCTLRINGNDPKAKSVNTNATKQLLVSSPPAVLILHLKRFQLGPRCIFRKLTRPVSYPNLLDIAAFCGSKVKNLPNIDRKQKKLLYALYGVVEHSGGMYGGHYTAYVKVRPKVTPDDKRWKFLPHGSKAELDQDDDQLKKLEELLAKEKARELHLNAMDDSDDFTNSSSNSSTSDEGNAPVTPSEEQQPPQTTPPGEEAAHVQAPPGKWYYVSDSRVQEVSEDSALKAQAYLLFYERIY; via the exons ATGTGGGAGCACGAACGTGTGGCGAAAGCCACAACAAAGCAAACAAAGCCAGAGTCGTCATACGGCCGGGGCAGTCTACTCCAATCGTACCTGCTGTCAAACGGAATCCGGACCGAAGCCATGAGTCAAGCCCCAAAGTGCCCTGAGTCCCGCAAGATCAAGCGAAACTACAGGGAGAAGCAGCGCAAGATCGCGAGCCGCATTGCCTACTATGAAA AGTTCACCAGTCAGGAGGCCAAGGCCAAGCATCTGTTCGCTATGGTCAAGAAACGCCAGACAGATGCCCACGACGCTACCAGCTCGACGGACTCCGGGGAGGATGACCGCCACCAGTTGCACCACCACCATCCCGGTGGCAGGAGTGCCGGACCAGCCGGCGCCTCCATCGACGGCTCCTCGCCCAGTTCCTCAACCATGTGCCAGCACATAAAGAGGGCAGTGGACGCCACGAAACTGCGTCGCCAGCTGAAGACCACGGGCCTGGTGTACGAGTGCTCCCAGTGCCAGAAGCTGGGCCAGCAGAAGCAATCTCCGGACGCGGACGCAGGCCCGAAGTCCGGCGACATTGAGTATGACAGCACGCTCTGGCTGTGCCTCAAGTGTGGCACCCAGCTCTGCGGCAGATCCCGCAACAAGCATGCCCTGGAGCACCACAAG ACACCCCGCTCCGAGTCCCATGCGCTGGCTATGAACACGCGCTCCTTCGACATCTACTGCTATGAATGCGAAATGAAGATCTGCTCCAATCTGCGCAAGAACCTGCTCGAGTGCGTGGAGCTGGTGAAGCGATTGGCTCAGAAGCCGCCCGCCACGCCCCAGCCACCCACCATCAGCAACCTCGAGATGAAGATCAAGTCGACGGTGGAGCAGATCACCTCCATGGCTCCGCTGGCGATGGCGCCTGGAGCGGCCGTGGGCACCTTCGACGAGAGCAGTGCTGGGGCAGCGGGTGGCGGGACCCGGAGTAGCCAGGTGGCTATACCGATGCCACCACCGCCCCCGAATGCAGCGCAGGCCTCCGCCGCGGGAGCCGGCACCTTGACCAGTGTGCCGGGAATAGCGAAGAGGATCGTCCAGCAGAACGGAGGAGTAACCGGAGCAGCCGCAGGAGTGCGAGCGGTGCCCGGGGACACTCCGCGAAACGACTTGGACAGATTGCCCAGAGTACGCGGGCTGACCAATCTGGGCAACACGTGCTTCTTCAACGCGGTGATGCAGTGCCTCGCCCAGACACCCTTCCTGCTCAGCGTGATGAGGGAGCTGGCGGAGCCGGGGGAGGA GTTCGTACTGCCCGGCGGCACCTTCAACTTCAAGGACAAGGGAGACGTCGAGCTGCCGATGATCAAGGGCACTCTCTCCTCCTGGGGCGGCCTGACCGCCGCGCTGGCGAACGCCTTAGAGGAGCTCCAGGCCGGCGGCAGCGTCTTCACGCCCAGCAAGCTCTTCGACAAGCTCTGCGCGAAGTGTCCTCAGTTCACGGGCGGCGACCAGCACGACGCCCACGAGCTGCTGCGCCAGTTGCTGGAGAGCGTGCGCAACGAGGACCTGAAGCGCTACCAGCGGGTGATTCTGCAGAACCTCGGCTACAAGGACCAGGAGATCAGCAGCGTGTCGGAGGAGATGCGTCAGAAGTGCAAGATCTACGGCAACCAGGCCGGCGAACGTATTCTGCGCCCGGACCAGGTGTTCCGCGGCTTCCTCGTCTCCACGCTCACCTGCCAGGACTGCCATAGCGTGTCCTCGCGGCATGAGTACTTCCTGGACATGTCGCTGCCAGTGGCAGTGGAGAAGCCACAGCCACCGCAGCGCCGCAAGCCCAGTCCGGAGCACCCGCTGATCAGCCAACCCGCCGCCCAGCCGGCGATCAACACCAAGTTCACTGCCGGAGAGAGCAGTGTCAGCTTCACGGCTTCCTCATCGTCATCATTCTACCTCCACTCCGACCAGACTGAGGCCACCAGCCTCGGGCCCTCGAAGATTCAAGtgaagaaggagaaggagcgggagcgcaaggcGAAGCGGGCCGCCAAGCACCAGCGCCACAAGCAGGCCCAGAAACTGAGCCTCAAGCTCAACGGGAGCGACCTGGAGGCGTCCGTGCCAGACGCTCCCCAGCTAGTCGCTCTAGGTGCCGGCGATGGCCAGACGAGGATCGAGGGCGGTGAGCAGCCCAAGGAACAGACCGAGGACACCACGTCGTCCAGTGTCACCACCTCAGAGCACTCGGACGCCGACGTGGAGGACAACCTGGTAGAAGACTCTGCCCCAGTCTCCGCCTCAGCCAACACAGCCTCCAGTTCCACCTCGACGTCCACGTCCTCGGGCGGCGCGGTTGGCGGCAAGTTTTACACGGACAGCAATGGAAACGCGCAGCCACTTGGCGAGAAGCGGGACGACACTCCCGAGCACATGGACAAGGACTCGCTGGAGGAGGACGAGAATG ACTCTGGAATTGCCACCAGCCCGGCTCCCACGgcaaccagcagcagcagcaccgtCGTGGCTGGAGACTCCACGACAAACAACTCGGGAACCTCCTCCGGCACCCTGGAGGACGCCTCTGCGCCGGCGAGTCTGGTCAGCGCCGGCCTCTCCGAGAAGGGAGCCTCCCTGATACGCCAGTTCTCGAATGGAGGCACAGCTATCGAGTCCGATACTCAGGTGAGTGCCGAGCTGGAAAAACTAAGTCTGGAGGAACCCGGCAAGCCTCCGATTCATGATCAGAAGCAGAAGGCCACTGAGCCGCTCCTCACCCAGGCCCaagcccaggcccaggccagCGCCAGGGCGAAACGAGTGCGCACCCAGAGCTACTCAGACTGGAGCACCACCATTGCCCCGCGCTACCAATGCGAGGACGGAGAGTGCTCCGTGCAGTCGTGCCTGAACAACTTCACCGCCGTGGAGTTGATGACCGGCCAGAACAAGGTGGGCTGCGACAGCTGCACCCTGCGCATCAACGGAAACGATCCAAAAGCCAAGTCGGTGAACACGAATGCCACCAAGCAGCTGCTGGTCTCCAGTCCGCCGGCGGTGCTCATCCTGCACCTGAAGCGCTTCCAACTGGGCCCGCGCTGCATCTTCCGCAAGCTAACGCGTCCAGTTAGCTACCCGAACTTGCTGGAcatcgctgcgttttgtgggtCGAAGGTGAAGAATCTGCCGAACATCGACCGCAAGCAAAAGAAGCTGCTGTACGCTTTGTACGGCGTGGTGGAGCACTCGGGTGGCATGTACGGAGGCCACTACACGGCCTACGTGAAGGTGCGGCCCAAGGTGACGCCGGACGACAAGCGCTGGAAGTTCCTGCCCCACGGCAGCAAGGCGGAACTGGACCAGGACGACGATCAGCTGAAAAAGCTGGAGGAGCTCCTGGCCAAGGAGAAGGCGCGTGAGCTGCACCTGAATGCCATGGACGACAGCGATGACTTCACCAACTCCAGCAGTAACTCCTCGACGTCGGACGAGGGCAATGCTCCGGTAACACCTAgcgaggagcagcagccaccacaGACAACGCCGCCTGGGGAGGAAGCAGCCCACGTGCAGGCGCCGCCCGGAAAGTGGTACTATGTCTCCGATTCACGTGTCCAGGAGGTGAGCGAGGACTCGGCGCTGAAGGCACAGGCATACCTGCTCTTCTACGAGCGCATATACTAA
- the LOC6503770 gene encoding ubiquitin carboxyl-terminal hydrolase 16 isoform X2: MVKKRQTDAHDATSSTDSGEDDRHQLHHHHPGGRSAGPAGASIDGSSPSSSTMCQHIKRAVDATKLRRQLKTTGLVYECSQCQKLGQQKQSPDADAGPKSGDIEYDSTLWLCLKCGTQLCGRSRNKHALEHHKTPRSESHALAMNTRSFDIYCYECEMKICSNLRKNLLECVELVKRLAQKPPATPQPPTISNLEMKIKSTVEQITSMAPLAMAPGAAVGTFDESSAGAAGGGTRSSQVAIPMPPPPPNAAQASAAGAGTLTSVPGIAKRIVQQNGGVTGAAAGVRAVPGDTPRNDLDRLPRVRGLTNLGNTCFFNAVMQCLAQTPFLLSVMRELAEPGEEFVLPGGTFNFKDKGDVELPMIKGTLSSWGGLTAALANALEELQAGGSVFTPSKLFDKLCAKCPQFTGGDQHDAHELLRQLLESVRNEDLKRYQRVILQNLGYKDQEISSVSEEMRQKCKIYGNQAGERILRPDQVFRGFLVSTLTCQDCHSVSSRHEYFLDMSLPVAVEKPQPPQRRKPSPEHPLISQPAAQPAINTKFTAGESSVSFTASSSSSFYLHSDQTEATSLGPSKIQVKKEKERERKAKRAAKHQRHKQAQKLSLKLNGSDLEASVPDAPQLVALGAGDGQTRIEGGEQPKEQTEDTTSSSVTTSEHSDADVEDNLVEDSAPVSASANTASSSTSTSTSSGGAVGGKFYTDSNGNAQPLGEKRDDTPEHMDKDSLEEDENDSGIATSPAPTATSSSSTVVAGDSTTNNSGTSSGTLEDASAPASLVSAGLSEKGASLIRQFSNGGTAIESDTQVSAELEKLSLEEPGKPPIHDQKQKATEPLLTQAQAQAQASARAKRVRTQSYSDWSTTIAPRYQCEDGECSVQSCLNNFTAVELMTGQNKVGCDSCTLRINGNDPKAKSVNTNATKQLLVSSPPAVLILHLKRFQLGPRCIFRKLTRPVSYPNLLDIAAFCGSKVKNLPNIDRKQKKLLYALYGVVEHSGGMYGGHYTAYVKVRPKVTPDDKRWKFLPHGSKAELDQDDDQLKKLEELLAKEKARELHLNAMDDSDDFTNSSSNSSTSDEGNAPVTPSEEQQPPQTTPPGEEAAHVQAPPGKWYYVSDSRVQEVSEDSALKAQAYLLFYERIY, translated from the exons ATGGTCAAGAAACGCCAGACAGATGCCCACGACGCTACCAGCTCGACGGACTCCGGGGAGGATGACCGCCACCAGTTGCACCACCACCATCCCGGTGGCAGGAGTGCCGGACCAGCCGGCGCCTCCATCGACGGCTCCTCGCCCAGTTCCTCAACCATGTGCCAGCACATAAAGAGGGCAGTGGACGCCACGAAACTGCGTCGCCAGCTGAAGACCACGGGCCTGGTGTACGAGTGCTCCCAGTGCCAGAAGCTGGGCCAGCAGAAGCAATCTCCGGACGCGGACGCAGGCCCGAAGTCCGGCGACATTGAGTATGACAGCACGCTCTGGCTGTGCCTCAAGTGTGGCACCCAGCTCTGCGGCAGATCCCGCAACAAGCATGCCCTGGAGCACCACAAG ACACCCCGCTCCGAGTCCCATGCGCTGGCTATGAACACGCGCTCCTTCGACATCTACTGCTATGAATGCGAAATGAAGATCTGCTCCAATCTGCGCAAGAACCTGCTCGAGTGCGTGGAGCTGGTGAAGCGATTGGCTCAGAAGCCGCCCGCCACGCCCCAGCCACCCACCATCAGCAACCTCGAGATGAAGATCAAGTCGACGGTGGAGCAGATCACCTCCATGGCTCCGCTGGCGATGGCGCCTGGAGCGGCCGTGGGCACCTTCGACGAGAGCAGTGCTGGGGCAGCGGGTGGCGGGACCCGGAGTAGCCAGGTGGCTATACCGATGCCACCACCGCCCCCGAATGCAGCGCAGGCCTCCGCCGCGGGAGCCGGCACCTTGACCAGTGTGCCGGGAATAGCGAAGAGGATCGTCCAGCAGAACGGAGGAGTAACCGGAGCAGCCGCAGGAGTGCGAGCGGTGCCCGGGGACACTCCGCGAAACGACTTGGACAGATTGCCCAGAGTACGCGGGCTGACCAATCTGGGCAACACGTGCTTCTTCAACGCGGTGATGCAGTGCCTCGCCCAGACACCCTTCCTGCTCAGCGTGATGAGGGAGCTGGCGGAGCCGGGGGAGGA GTTCGTACTGCCCGGCGGCACCTTCAACTTCAAGGACAAGGGAGACGTCGAGCTGCCGATGATCAAGGGCACTCTCTCCTCCTGGGGCGGCCTGACCGCCGCGCTGGCGAACGCCTTAGAGGAGCTCCAGGCCGGCGGCAGCGTCTTCACGCCCAGCAAGCTCTTCGACAAGCTCTGCGCGAAGTGTCCTCAGTTCACGGGCGGCGACCAGCACGACGCCCACGAGCTGCTGCGCCAGTTGCTGGAGAGCGTGCGCAACGAGGACCTGAAGCGCTACCAGCGGGTGATTCTGCAGAACCTCGGCTACAAGGACCAGGAGATCAGCAGCGTGTCGGAGGAGATGCGTCAGAAGTGCAAGATCTACGGCAACCAGGCCGGCGAACGTATTCTGCGCCCGGACCAGGTGTTCCGCGGCTTCCTCGTCTCCACGCTCACCTGCCAGGACTGCCATAGCGTGTCCTCGCGGCATGAGTACTTCCTGGACATGTCGCTGCCAGTGGCAGTGGAGAAGCCACAGCCACCGCAGCGCCGCAAGCCCAGTCCGGAGCACCCGCTGATCAGCCAACCCGCCGCCCAGCCGGCGATCAACACCAAGTTCACTGCCGGAGAGAGCAGTGTCAGCTTCACGGCTTCCTCATCGTCATCATTCTACCTCCACTCCGACCAGACTGAGGCCACCAGCCTCGGGCCCTCGAAGATTCAAGtgaagaaggagaaggagcgggagcgcaaggcGAAGCGGGCCGCCAAGCACCAGCGCCACAAGCAGGCCCAGAAACTGAGCCTCAAGCTCAACGGGAGCGACCTGGAGGCGTCCGTGCCAGACGCTCCCCAGCTAGTCGCTCTAGGTGCCGGCGATGGCCAGACGAGGATCGAGGGCGGTGAGCAGCCCAAGGAACAGACCGAGGACACCACGTCGTCCAGTGTCACCACCTCAGAGCACTCGGACGCCGACGTGGAGGACAACCTGGTAGAAGACTCTGCCCCAGTCTCCGCCTCAGCCAACACAGCCTCCAGTTCCACCTCGACGTCCACGTCCTCGGGCGGCGCGGTTGGCGGCAAGTTTTACACGGACAGCAATGGAAACGCGCAGCCACTTGGCGAGAAGCGGGACGACACTCCCGAGCACATGGACAAGGACTCGCTGGAGGAGGACGAGAATG ACTCTGGAATTGCCACCAGCCCGGCTCCCACGgcaaccagcagcagcagcaccgtCGTGGCTGGAGACTCCACGACAAACAACTCGGGAACCTCCTCCGGCACCCTGGAGGACGCCTCTGCGCCGGCGAGTCTGGTCAGCGCCGGCCTCTCCGAGAAGGGAGCCTCCCTGATACGCCAGTTCTCGAATGGAGGCACAGCTATCGAGTCCGATACTCAGGTGAGTGCCGAGCTGGAAAAACTAAGTCTGGAGGAACCCGGCAAGCCTCCGATTCATGATCAGAAGCAGAAGGCCACTGAGCCGCTCCTCACCCAGGCCCaagcccaggcccaggccagCGCCAGGGCGAAACGAGTGCGCACCCAGAGCTACTCAGACTGGAGCACCACCATTGCCCCGCGCTACCAATGCGAGGACGGAGAGTGCTCCGTGCAGTCGTGCCTGAACAACTTCACCGCCGTGGAGTTGATGACCGGCCAGAACAAGGTGGGCTGCGACAGCTGCACCCTGCGCATCAACGGAAACGATCCAAAAGCCAAGTCGGTGAACACGAATGCCACCAAGCAGCTGCTGGTCTCCAGTCCGCCGGCGGTGCTCATCCTGCACCTGAAGCGCTTCCAACTGGGCCCGCGCTGCATCTTCCGCAAGCTAACGCGTCCAGTTAGCTACCCGAACTTGCTGGAcatcgctgcgttttgtgggtCGAAGGTGAAGAATCTGCCGAACATCGACCGCAAGCAAAAGAAGCTGCTGTACGCTTTGTACGGCGTGGTGGAGCACTCGGGTGGCATGTACGGAGGCCACTACACGGCCTACGTGAAGGTGCGGCCCAAGGTGACGCCGGACGACAAGCGCTGGAAGTTCCTGCCCCACGGCAGCAAGGCGGAACTGGACCAGGACGACGATCAGCTGAAAAAGCTGGAGGAGCTCCTGGCCAAGGAGAAGGCGCGTGAGCTGCACCTGAATGCCATGGACGACAGCGATGACTTCACCAACTCCAGCAGTAACTCCTCGACGTCGGACGAGGGCAATGCTCCGGTAACACCTAgcgaggagcagcagccaccacaGACAACGCCGCCTGGGGAGGAAGCAGCCCACGTGCAGGCGCCGCCCGGAAAGTGGTACTATGTCTCCGATTCACGTGTCCAGGAGGTGAGCGAGGACTCGGCGCTGAAGGCACAGGCATACCTGCTCTTCTACGAGCGCATATACTAA